TATGGAAACCGCATACTTTTCTCCATTTTTAGAAGATGGCTCTCCTCAACCTAAACTGCACACAAAACATTACATACATCTAAAACCAGATATCCATCTGAAAAAAGGTATGGTCTGTCAGGACTGTCACACAAGTATAGATGTACACAGCGATGGAACATTAACAGGTACAACACTTGCTCCTGTTGAAATAGAGTGTCAGGATTGTCACGGAACACCTGACAAATACCCTTGGGAGCTTCCAATTGGATATTCTGACGAATTTGGTGGGAATGTTCCTGCAAAAGGAAAACCAAGGGGAGTTAGTTTTTCTATACCTGAATATATGGAAAAAGGTGAAAAATACCCTCCTAAAGATGGTTATTTGCTTACTGCAAGAGGAAATCCCTTTGGAAATGTGGTACGGGACGGAGATGAAGTTATAGTCCACACAGCAGGAGGAAAAGATATCAGACTAAAACCATTAAAAAAGCTAAAAGAAAAAGGAAAGCTGAAAAAGGAAGCTCAGGTAGCAATGGTTCAGATCAAAAATCATATAAACAAAATGGAATGTTACACATGTCATTCAACATGGGCTCCCCAGTGTTATGGATGCCATATAAAGATTGATTACTCAAAACCTGTTAAACATCCTGACTGGGTTTCTATTGGAAATGACCATGACAGTTCTGGATTAACAGCAGATGCACGGGGAGAAATAAAAAAACATCTAATTGAAGGAAATATTGTAGAAACAAGAAGCTACCTTAGATGGGAAAATCCTCCCTTGGCTGTAAACGGAGAAAACAGAATTTCTCCGGCTGTTCCCGGATGCCAGACAACAGTAACAGTAATAGGTAAAGATGGAAAACCTCTTTTGCTGAACCATATATTCCGGATACCAAATGTAGAAGGTGCAGGAGAAAAAGGACAGCTTGCGATAGATATATCTCCAATACAGCCCCATACAGTGCAGAAAGAGTCAAGGAGTTGTGAGAGCTGCCATACAAATCCTGTAGCTATGGGATACGGCATAGAGAGAGGAAAAATATATGAAAATCCTTCAAAACCGTATGTTGTAGAGCTAACAACTCCTGACGGAAAAATCATACCTAAAAAGTATAAAACCCAGATCAACTCCATTAAAAACTTAGAGTATGACTGGTCAAGATTTGTCTCTGAAGATGGTACTCAGCTTCAGACTGTAGGACATCATTTTAAAAATTCCAGACCATTAAACAATAAAGAGAGAGCAAAATTAGATAGGAGAGGAGTCTGCCTATCCTGTCATCAGACTATGCCTGACAGAGATATAGCCGTAAGTCTTATGGTTCACGTAGGAGAGATAGCAGATATAGATATAGACAATGATATGCACAGATTCATCCTTCATAAACTGATTATAATGGGTGCGTGGGTTCAGGTACTTATTGTTGCAGGAATTTCCCTTTTTATTATAATTTTCCCTCTATGGAAGAAGCTAAAAAGAGGTAAAAAATGATACTAAAAAGTAAAAAAGTGCTTGTAGGAGTAACCGGTTCTATAGCTGCTTATAAAAGCTGTGAACTGGTAAGATCTTTACAGAAGAAAGGGGCACAGGTAAGAGTATGCATGACTCCATCAGCAAAAGAATTTGTTGGAGAACTGACATTCAGAGCCTTAACTGAAGATGATGTTTTATCCTCATGGAAAGATGGAAAAACAGGACTTGAACATATATCCTGGGCAAGATGGGCTGACAGCTTTGTTATAGCTCCTGCCTCTGCAAATACAATAGCAAAAACAGCCTCAGGAATAGCAGATAATTTTCTTACTTCTGTGGCACTTGCCTACGGAAAACCAATAGTCTTTGCCCCTGCAATGAACACAAAAATGTATACTTCAAACCAGACCAGACAAAACATAGATAAACTCAAAAAATGGGGAAATATAATAGTAAACCCAGAAGAAGGAGAGCTTGCCTGTGGTGAAGAAGGAGAAGGTAAACTTGCCTCAGTTGAAGATATAATAACAGCGGTTATGTATTCTATTTTTCCAAAATATCTAAAAAACAAAAAAGTCCTTGTGACTGCAGGAGCCACAAGAGAGTTTTTTGATCCTATCAGATATATATCTAATGCCTCTTCAGGACAGATGGGTTATTCTCTGGCAAAGATAGCCTATACTCTTGGAGCAGATGTTATACTTGTAACAGCTCCGACCTGTTTAAAAAAACCATACGGAGTTAAAGTAATAGATGTGGTTTCTGCTGAAGAGATGTACAGGGTTGTTATTGAAAATCTTCCTGAAGCAGATATCGTAATCATGAACGCAGCTGTAGCAGATTTCAAACCTGAAAGCTACAGCACTCAAAAACTGAAAAAATCAAAGGAAAATCCTGTAGTTAACCTAAAACCAAATCCGGATATTCTTAAGGCGGTAGGAGAAAAAAGAAAAAAAGACCAAATAATAATAGGTTTTGCAGCAGAGAGCGAAAATATAATAGAAAATGCAAGGGGTAAATTAAAAAGTAAAAATCTTGATTATATAATTGCAAATAAACTTGACGTATTCAGTAAAGATACACACAGAGGATGGATAATAGACAAAAACGGAAATATTACAGAAATTCCTGAAATGGATAAAGAATCATCAGCATTTTTTATACTTGAAAAAATATTTAAGAGGTGAAGAAAGATGGAGTTCAAAGAAACCGATCTTCCCGGTATAGGAAAAAAATACTCCATTGTCACAGCAGCAGGAGACAAAATAACAGTTGTGATGCATGTTACAGGAAAAAGGGAGATTTTTGTTTTTGAACCTGATGATTTTGATGAACCTTCCTGTGATGTTGTTTTGACCGAGGAAGAGGCAAATCAGCTCGGCTCAGTCTTGATGGGGGCTTATTACAGACCTGAGCAGGAAAAAGAAAAAGAAGTCCTTATAGAAAATCTCGCCATTGAATGGGTCAAAATCCCTCCTACATCTCCACTGTCAGGAAAAAGTATAAAAGAAGCAGATATAAGAAGAAAATCCGGCGTTACAGTAATTGCAATAATAAAAGAAAATGAAACAATAGTAAACCCTAAACCAGAAGAGATTATATCTGCAGGGGACACTGTAGTTGTAGTAGGGACAAGGGAACAGGTAGAGAACTTCATGAAGGAGTACAGAATTAATGCATGAACAGACAGTTCCCTTCTTGATGCTTTTTGGTTTTCTAAATCTTGCCCTTTTTTTCGCAGGGTTATTAGGAAGATTATTTAGATTTCCTGCGATACTTTTTTATATACTTGCCGGAATTACTCTCGGACAGTTTATACACGCAGAAGAAGCTATAGAA
This genomic stretch from Persephonella hydrogeniphila harbors:
- the coaBC gene encoding bifunctional phosphopantothenoylcysteine decarboxylase/phosphopantothenate--cysteine ligase CoaBC; amino-acid sequence: MILKSKKVLVGVTGSIAAYKSCELVRSLQKKGAQVRVCMTPSAKEFVGELTFRALTEDDVLSSWKDGKTGLEHISWARWADSFVIAPASANTIAKTASGIADNFLTSVALAYGKPIVFAPAMNTKMYTSNQTRQNIDKLKKWGNIIVNPEEGELACGEEGEGKLASVEDIITAVMYSIFPKYLKNKKVLVTAGATREFFDPIRYISNASSGQMGYSLAKIAYTLGADVILVTAPTCLKKPYGVKVIDVVSAEEMYRVVIENLPEADIVIMNAAVADFKPESYSTQKLKKSKENPVVNLKPNPDILKAVGEKRKKDQIIIGFAAESENIIENARGKLKSKNLDYIIANKLDVFSKDTHRGWIIDKNGNITEIPEMDKESSAFFILEKIFKR
- a CDS encoding multiheme c-type cytochrome; protein product: MRVILILFFSFFLVSYANNCLKCHKGIEPIRELDSEMMKEILEISKKVGYPGNDCIVCHGGNPEAEDKENAHKGTVEVFLQGVKTEHGIKKGPQNFYPDPGSPWINQYTCGICHQEQVRTQFTSLMFTEAGKIQGSLWGFGGINGYQHDIGNYAVKTVDLHKTLGTKIYKEYMQKLKKLEPQVFPEKMKGLPAAPTAEEVEKNPQLAVYTYLRQECLRCHTGVKGRSKRGDYRGLGCSSCHIPYSNEGFYEGNDPTIPKDERGHMLVHTIQGTRDAKVKINGIEYSGIPVETCTTCHDRGKRIGTSFQGLMETAYFSPFLEDGSPQPKLHTKHYIHLKPDIHLKKGMVCQDCHTSIDVHSDGTLTGTTLAPVEIECQDCHGTPDKYPWELPIGYSDEFGGNVPAKGKPRGVSFSIPEYMEKGEKYPPKDGYLLTARGNPFGNVVRDGDEVIVHTAGGKDIRLKPLKKLKEKGKLKKEAQVAMVQIKNHINKMECYTCHSTWAPQCYGCHIKIDYSKPVKHPDWVSIGNDHDSSGLTADARGEIKKHLIEGNIVETRSYLRWENPPLAVNGENRISPAVPGCQTTVTVIGKDGKPLLLNHIFRIPNVEGAGEKGQLAIDISPIQPHTVQKESRSCESCHTNPVAMGYGIERGKIYENPSKPYVVELTTPDGKIIPKKYKTQINSIKNLEYDWSRFVSEDGTQLQTVGHHFKNSRPLNNKERAKLDRRGVCLSCHQTMPDRDIAVSLMVHVGEIADIDIDNDMHRFILHKLIIMGAWVQVLIVAGISLFIIIFPLWKKLKRGKK
- a CDS encoding cation:proton antiporter regulatory subunit, with translation MEFKETDLPGIGKKYSIVTAAGDKITVVMHVTGKREIFVFEPDDFDEPSCDVVLTEEEANQLGSVLMGAYYRPEQEKEKEVLIENLAIEWVKIPPTSPLSGKSIKEADIRRKSGVTVIAIIKENETIVNPKPEEIISAGDTVVVVGTREQVENFMKEYRINA